A stretch of the Pedobacter sp. MC2016-14 genome encodes the following:
- a CDS encoding L,D-transpeptidase family protein, with product MKNILKVPFLIVIALCLLIQSCDWFKETPEIGLVLAKHFDNKLYKKFDTAAYNKVFIGRLEAQKTELTNPLTLKFYYESIQQQPAFVTRFYVNGGLDTLKSYIGKSREHGFNPEIFGLKDLSRLLSALDANKFKTVEELYPVLADLEIRSAESALKYHNFIYFGCINPRGLLSRYYIKVKRPDSNSIKKLLDTKDLAALLSAIQPKSSQYLALQAALAAYEGATVKDEQAIKTVKINLERLRWKLPETGPVYVQVNIPDFSLVWMNEADTLIQMKVCVGGKREQDYQAKIATFLKTGNLDDKPKNHETPILFSKLNAIQVNPIWNIPASIAQSEIYYQALKDPYYLSNNNMRVYHKGKLVNDPDTIQWAKYPRQKLPFQFKQGAGDGNAMGKFKFMFESGTSIYLHDTNNKYAFNLKNRAISHGCVRVEKPLEFAELLLGDKFQYDKLRMEINLPPLDTTKMAIYQKKLEKKADTVNVFQLKPKWFSVKPTVSLLINYHTAWFQNGHIEFRPDIYGLDEILWSKLQKFL from the coding sequence TTGAAGAACATTTTAAAAGTTCCCTTTCTTATCGTTATTGCATTGTGCTTGCTAATTCAATCTTGTGATTGGTTTAAAGAGACACCGGAAATAGGGCTAGTGCTGGCAAAGCATTTTGACAACAAGCTCTATAAAAAGTTTGATACAGCGGCTTATAACAAAGTGTTTATCGGCAGGCTGGAAGCTCAGAAAACTGAACTAACCAATCCTTTAACATTAAAATTTTACTACGAAAGTATACAGCAGCAACCGGCATTTGTGACTCGTTTTTATGTTAACGGGGGCTTAGATACGCTAAAAAGTTATATTGGCAAAAGCCGAGAACACGGTTTTAATCCTGAAATTTTTGGCTTAAAGGACCTCAGCAGGCTGCTGTCTGCACTTGATGCCAACAAATTTAAAACTGTTGAAGAACTCTATCCTGTGTTGGCTGATCTTGAAATCAGAAGTGCTGAGTCGGCCTTAAAATACCATAATTTCATCTACTTTGGCTGCATCAACCCCAGGGGATTACTAAGCAGGTACTACATTAAGGTGAAAAGACCCGACAGTAATAGCATTAAAAAGTTGCTGGATACTAAAGACCTGGCTGCTTTATTATCTGCTATTCAGCCAAAATCCAGTCAGTATTTAGCACTGCAAGCTGCATTGGCTGCTTATGAAGGGGCGACTGTAAAAGATGAGCAGGCTATAAAAACAGTTAAAATAAACCTGGAGCGGTTGCGCTGGAAACTTCCGGAAACCGGGCCTGTATATGTACAGGTAAATATTCCTGATTTTTCCCTGGTATGGATGAACGAAGCAGATACGTTAATTCAAATGAAAGTTTGTGTGGGCGGAAAGCGGGAACAGGATTACCAAGCAAAGATTGCTACATTTTTAAAAACAGGCAATCTTGATGATAAACCTAAAAATCACGAAACACCTATTCTTTTTAGTAAGCTCAATGCCATCCAGGTAAATCCGATCTGGAATATTCCGGCGAGCATCGCGCAAAGCGAAATTTATTACCAGGCTTTAAAAGATCCTTACTATTTGTCTAATAATAACATGAGGGTGTATCATAAAGGTAAATTAGTCAACGATCCGGATACCATTCAATGGGCTAAATATCCGAGGCAAAAATTACCTTTTCAGTTTAAGCAAGGTGCTGGAGATGGGAACGCGATGGGCAAATTTAAGTTTATGTTTGAAAGCGGTACCAGCATCTATCTGCACGATACCAATAATAAATATGCTTTTAATTTAAAAAACCGGGCCATTAGCCATGGTTGTGTGCGTGTAGAAAAGCCCCTTGAATTTGCAGAACTTTTGCTGGGCGACAAATTTCAATACGATAAGCTGAGGATGGAAATTAACCTTCCGCCGTTAGACACCACCAAAATGGCCATTTACCAAAAGAAATTAGAGAAAAAAGCAGATACGGTAAACGTTTTTCAGTTAAAGCCAAAATGGTTTTCTGTAAAGCCTACGGTATCCTTATTGATTAATTACCACACTGCATGGTTTCAAAACGGCCATATAGAGTTTAGACCGGACATCTATGGTTTGGACGAAATCCTTTGGAGTAAATTGCAAAAATTTCTCTAA
- a CDS encoding glycosyltransferase family 2 protein, protein MFFSVIIPLYNRPQEINELLYTLTKQTYMQFEVLVIEDGSVQDAKDIVAQYADKLDIHYFFKPNEGQGFSRNYGFERAKGDYFVIFDSDCLIPEDYLEIVRDYLFEHQLDAYGGPDAAHESFTPVQKAISYAMTSPFTTGGIRGNAKHIGQFHPRSFNMGVSREVWENVGGFILTRLGEDIEYSIRIHSRGYKIGLIPGAKVYHKRRTSFLQFYKQLHFFGRARINIYKHFPAELKLVHFFPAVFTLGFLFTLLLNLIYPPLAYICNAGILVYFLMIFLHSWKVNKSASVAFLSIIAAFIQLTAYGLGFMQDFFKRIVLKQQ, encoded by the coding sequence ATGTTTTTCTCTGTCATCATACCACTGTATAACCGTCCCCAGGAAATTAATGAGCTGCTGTACACCTTAACCAAACAAACCTACATGCAGTTTGAGGTTTTGGTGATAGAAGATGGTTCTGTGCAGGATGCAAAGGACATTGTAGCGCAATATGCGGATAAGCTGGACATTCACTATTTTTTTAAGCCCAACGAGGGCCAGGGTTTTAGCCGTAATTATGGTTTTGAAAGGGCTAAGGGCGATTATTTTGTCATCTTTGATTCGGACTGCCTGATTCCTGAAGACTACCTGGAAATTGTGCGTGATTATCTTTTTGAGCATCAACTGGATGCCTACGGTGGCCCGGATGCCGCGCATGAAAGCTTTACTCCGGTACAAAAAGCCATTAGCTATGCCATGACCTCGCCTTTTACCACTGGTGGCATCAGGGGCAATGCCAAACACATCGGGCAGTTTCATCCCCGTAGTTTTAACATGGGCGTTTCAAGGGAGGTTTGGGAAAATGTTGGTGGATTTATACTTACCCGCCTGGGCGAGGATATTGAATATAGCATCAGGATACACAGCCGTGGTTACAAAATAGGATTGATACCGGGTGCCAAAGTCTATCATAAACGCCGGACAAGTTTTTTACAGTTTTACAAACAGTTGCATTTTTTTGGCAGGGCAAGGATCAATATTTATAAGCACTTTCCGGCTGAACTAAAGTTGGTCCATTTTTTTCCAGCAGTATTTACGCTGGGTTTTTTGTTTACTTTACTGCTAAACCTAATATATCCACCATTAGCTTATATTTGTAATGCAGGTATACTCGTTTATTTCCTGATGATATTTTTACATTCCTGGAAAGTGAATAAATCTGCCAGCGTTGCATTTTTAAGTATCATTGCAGCGTTTATACAATTAACAGCTTATGGCCTGGGCTTTATGCAGGACTTTTTTAAGAGAATAGTACTGAAACAACAATGA
- a CDS encoding dihydroorotase family protein: MNLLLSNVTIADPNSSFNQKICDVRVVGGKITAVSDQLTPLKGEEVFDGKGCYLSPGFFDLNCVVGDPGFETKEDIESATAAATAGGFTGLAVLPHTYPVIHSKAEVAYIINKAKNNLVDVHPIGALSRDLEGKELAELYDMQQAGAVAFSDGNKAIADDGFMSRALQYAKGFDGLLMVYPENKSMAGKAQVNESATSVLLGMKGMPALAEEMHISRDIFLATYHDAPIHINTISTAGAVSLIKKAKKDGVKISCDVAAHHLVFTEELLNDFDSNYKVKPPLRGKSDAKALLAGLKDGTIDAVSAQHRPHEIEFKAVEFEIAAYGIIALQTALPLLLKAGLDAQQIAAKLSIAPRKILNLPVPVIEEGSTANFTVFNPAEEWVYTAAVNQSKSSNSPLLNKTLKGKVKLVYNHQQFKIYGS; encoded by the coding sequence ATGAATCTTCTCCTCAGCAATGTAACGATAGCAGACCCTAACAGCAGTTTCAATCAAAAAATATGTGATGTACGAGTAGTAGGGGGAAAAATCACTGCAGTTTCTGATCAACTTACTCCCTTAAAAGGAGAGGAAGTTTTTGACGGCAAGGGTTGTTATTTGTCACCGGGTTTCTTTGACCTCAATTGCGTTGTAGGAGATCCGGGATTTGAAACTAAGGAAGATATCGAGTCGGCCACGGCTGCAGCTACAGCCGGTGGTTTTACCGGGCTGGCAGTTTTACCACATACCTATCCGGTTATCCATTCTAAAGCTGAAGTTGCCTACATCATCAATAAAGCTAAAAATAACCTGGTTGATGTACATCCCATAGGTGCACTAAGCAGAGATTTGGAAGGAAAAGAACTTGCCGAGTTGTATGATATGCAGCAGGCGGGAGCAGTAGCATTTTCTGACGGGAACAAGGCTATTGCCGACGATGGTTTTATGAGCCGGGCCTTACAATATGCAAAAGGCTTTGATGGTTTGTTGATGGTGTATCCGGAAAATAAATCTATGGCAGGTAAAGCACAGGTTAATGAAAGTGCTACCAGTGTATTGCTGGGCATGAAGGGCATGCCTGCATTGGCAGAGGAGATGCACATTTCCAGAGATATCTTTTTGGCCACTTATCATGATGCGCCTATCCACATCAATACCATTTCTACTGCGGGAGCGGTAAGCCTGATTAAGAAAGCTAAAAAAGATGGGGTAAAAATTAGCTGCGATGTAGCGGCACACCATCTGGTTTTTACGGAAGAGCTGCTGAATGACTTTGACAGTAATTATAAAGTAAAACCTCCTTTGCGTGGCAAATCTGATGCGAAAGCATTACTTGCAGGTTTAAAGGATGGCACAATTGATGCAGTTAGTGCGCAGCACCGCCCGCATGAAATAGAATTTAAGGCCGTGGAATTTGAAATTGCTGCTTATGGAATCATCGCTTTGCAAACCGCACTTCCTTTGTTGCTTAAGGCAGGCCTGGATGCGCAGCAAATTGCGGCTAAACTTTCTATCGCGCCAAGAAAGATCTTAAACCTTCCGGTTCCGGTAATTGAAGAGGGCAGCACGGCTAATTTCACCGTATTTAATCCTGCTGAAGAATGGGTATACACGGCAGCTGTTAATCAATCAAAATCAAGTAATTCGCCATTGTTAAACAAAACCCTTAAGGGCAAGGTTAAACTGGTATATAATCATCAACAATTTAAAATATATGGATCATAA
- a CDS encoding GH3 auxin-responsive promoter family protein, which translates to MGLKAALSKPFAAFVLRGIQKWKKRAVLAQQETLLQLVNDAASTAFGKDHQFEQIRNYEDFKQRVPVRDYEALRPYIERVIAGEADVMWKGKPAYFAKTSGTTSGAKYIPISKESMPEHIKAARNALLSYIHETGRADFVNGKMIFLQGSPVMHKKNGINVGRLSGIVANLVPAYLQKNRLPSYATNCIEDWEQKVDAIVEETIDQNMTLISGIPPWVQMYFDKLGEKSAGKKIKEIFKNFQLFVYGGVNFEPYRAKIEASIGRKVDSIETYPASEGFIAYQDSQQDKSLLLLTSAGMFYEFIPADEYYNDEPTRLSLGEVALNQNYALILNTNAGLWGYSIGDTIKFVSKNPYKILVTGRIKHFISAFGEHVIGEEVEHALLSVANEEGVGITEFTVAPQVSPEAGELPYHEWFVEFSNPPKDLLAFSRKVDQALQLKNIYYFDLIEGKILQPLIIRSLQKDAFVSYMRAEGKLGGQNKVPRLANDRKIADSLSSFTI; encoded by the coding sequence ATGGGATTAAAAGCGGCCTTAAGTAAGCCTTTTGCTGCCTTTGTGCTGCGGGGGATTCAAAAATGGAAAAAGAGGGCGGTGCTGGCTCAGCAGGAAACCTTGTTACAGCTGGTTAATGATGCTGCATCTACAGCCTTTGGGAAAGACCACCAGTTTGAGCAGATCAGGAACTATGAAGATTTTAAGCAGCGGGTTCCAGTTAGGGACTACGAAGCTTTACGTCCATATATTGAGCGTGTGATTGCGGGGGAGGCCGATGTAATGTGGAAAGGAAAGCCTGCTTATTTTGCCAAAACATCGGGCACTACTTCTGGTGCCAAGTATATTCCTATTTCTAAGGAGTCTATGCCAGAACATATCAAGGCAGCCAGGAATGCACTGTTGAGCTATATTCACGAAACGGGTAGGGCTGATTTTGTTAACGGTAAGATGATTTTTCTGCAAGGAAGCCCGGTGATGCATAAAAAGAACGGTATTAATGTTGGCCGTTTATCTGGTATTGTTGCCAATCTGGTACCTGCTTATTTGCAAAAAAACCGCCTGCCATCTTATGCTACCAATTGTATTGAGGACTGGGAGCAGAAAGTTGATGCTATTGTTGAGGAGACGATTGATCAAAATATGACCCTGATTTCTGGAATACCACCATGGGTACAGATGTATTTTGACAAGCTTGGCGAAAAGTCGGCTGGTAAAAAGATCAAAGAGATTTTTAAGAATTTTCAGTTGTTTGTGTATGGCGGGGTAAATTTTGAACCTTACCGTGCAAAAATAGAGGCTAGTATTGGCAGGAAGGTAGATAGCATAGAGACTTATCCAGCTTCGGAGGGTTTTATTGCTTATCAGGATAGTCAGCAGGACAAAAGTTTGTTGTTGCTAACCAGCGCTGGTATGTTTTATGAGTTTATTCCTGCAGATGAATATTACAACGATGAGCCCACAAGATTGAGCCTTGGAGAGGTGGCGTTGAACCAGAATTATGCCCTTATTTTAAATACCAATGCGGGTTTATGGGGCTATAGTATTGGCGATACCATTAAGTTTGTGTCTAAGAATCCTTATAAAATTCTGGTTACCGGTCGTATTAAGCATTTCATTTCTGCTTTTGGCGAACACGTAATTGGGGAAGAAGTGGAGCATGCTTTACTAAGCGTAGCTAATGAAGAGGGGGTAGGTATTACTGAATTTACGGTTGCGCCGCAGGTGAGTCCTGAAGCTGGCGAATTGCCTTATCATGAATGGTTTGTTGAATTTTCCAATCCGCCCAAAGATTTGCTGGCTTTTAGCAGGAAAGTTGACCAGGCGCTTCAATTGAAGAACATCTATTATTTTGACCTGATTGAAGGAAAAATATTGCAGCCTCTTATCATCCGATCTTTGCAGAAGGATGCTTTTGTAAGCTATATGCGTGCAGAAGGTAAGCTGGGTGGACAAAATAAGGTTCCCCGCTTAGCCAACGACAGGAAGATTGCGGATAGTTTAAGTAGTTTTACGATTTAA
- a CDS encoding DUF4199 domain-containing protein — protein sequence MEQFPIAVEKKPNMLAFKTALAYTAYFLVLIYLLKWLGIDTNNPDISTLEKAVAQVASYVPFILAVVYVQSVFKKELDNYISFKEAFSAGFKVAAYAGLFIGILLVFYYLVLDRAAFSQLMDISIAAAKGDREKIRAVEMMRSYMPFFIGFSAAIMYTVLGLIVSLIGAAIVKSEKPLNI from the coding sequence ATGGAGCAATTTCCTATTGCTGTGGAGAAGAAGCCCAATATGCTTGCCTTTAAAACTGCACTCGCATATACGGCTTACTTTCTGGTGCTTATTTACCTGCTAAAGTGGCTTGGTATTGATACCAATAATCCTGATATCAGTACGCTGGAAAAGGCAGTTGCCCAAGTGGCTTCTTATGTTCCCTTTATTCTGGCAGTTGTGTATGTTCAAAGTGTATTTAAAAAAGAACTGGATAATTACATCAGTTTTAAAGAGGCCTTTTCTGCTGGTTTTAAAGTGGCGGCTTATGCCGGCTTATTTATCGGTATTTTACTCGTTTTTTACTATTTGGTATTAGACCGGGCGGCATTTTCACAATTGATGGACATTTCTATTGCTGCTGCGAAAGGCGACCGTGAAAAAATTAGGGCTGTTGAAATGATGCGCTCGTATATGCCCTTTTTTATTGGTTTTAGTGCCGCTATTATGTACACAGTATTGGGCTTAATTGTAAGCTTGATCGGTGCTGCGATTGTAAAATCAGAAAAACCCCTTAACATTTAA
- a CDS encoding glycosyltransferase family 2 protein has product MDISVVIPLYNEDESLPELTSWIAKVMAAHGFSYEILFVDDGSTDTSWAVIERLKEEFIAVKGIKFRRNYGKSAALNVAFEAAVGDVIITMDADLQDSPDEIPELYRRLKEERLDIISGWKKKRYDPITKTIPTKLFNAATRKMSGIQLNDFNCGLKAYRHEVVKTIEVYGEMHRYIPVIAKWAGFKKIGEQVVEHRARKYGVTKFGLSRFVNGFLDLLSIFFVGKFGKRPMHFFGSMGVLSFLLGTFIAIWMISVKLYHISQAIPYRDITEQPLFYIAMVAIILGSQLFLTGFVAELVTRNAPERNNYLIEKELR; this is encoded by the coding sequence ATGGATATTTCTGTTGTTATCCCTCTATATAATGAAGATGAGTCTTTACCGGAGCTAACTTCATGGATTGCCAAAGTGATGGCTGCTCATGGATTTAGCTATGAAATTCTTTTTGTTGATGATGGGAGTACTGATACTTCCTGGGCTGTAATTGAGCGGTTGAAAGAGGAATTTATTGCCGTAAAGGGGATTAAATTCAGGAGGAACTATGGTAAATCTGCTGCACTAAATGTAGCCTTTGAGGCGGCTGTGGGTGATGTGATCATTACGATGGATGCAGATTTGCAGGATAGTCCGGATGAAATTCCTGAACTGTACCGCAGACTAAAGGAAGAACGGCTGGATATCATTTCTGGCTGGAAGAAGAAGCGGTATGATCCAATTACTAAAACCATTCCTACAAAATTGTTTAATGCGGCTACGCGTAAAATGTCGGGTATTCAGCTTAACGATTTTAATTGTGGTTTAAAGGCTTACCGCCACGAGGTGGTTAAAACCATTGAGGTTTATGGAGAAATGCACCGTTATATTCCCGTGATTGCGAAATGGGCCGGTTTTAAAAAAATTGGTGAGCAGGTGGTAGAGCACCGTGCCCGTAAATATGGGGTTACTAAATTTGGTTTGAGCAGGTTTGTAAACGGATTTTTAGATTTATTGTCTATCTTTTTTGTGGGCAAGTTTGGTAAGCGTCCAATGCACTTTTTTGGTTCTATGGGCGTACTGAGTTTTTTATTGGGTACTTTTATCGCCATCTGGATGATCTCTGTTAAATTGTATCACATATCGCAGGCCATTCCTTACCGTGACATTACAGAGCAACCTTTGTTTTACATTGCGATGGTGGCTATTATTCTGGGTTCGCAATTGTTTTTGACGGGCTTTGTTGCCGAGCTGGTAACCAGGAATGCGCCTGAAAGAAACAATTACCTCATCGAAAAGGAGCTGCGCTAA
- a CDS encoding BatA domain-containing protein, whose protein sequence is MNFLYPGFLFALLAVAIPIVIHLFNFRKFKKVYFSNVQFLKEVEAQSSSRAQLKHYLILASRILSVVFLVLAFARPYFPADGAIDAKLNTVVGIYIDNSYSMEAVNKEGSLLDEAKRRAKELVKGFGVNDRFQLTTNDFEGRHQRAVSAAEFIKLLDEVKISSATRNLQQVLNRQSNAGSTGNNRFNYIISDFQESFSGHDQIESNPEIRTSLVKLHANVLPNVAIDSVWFLSPLHKVAETERLVVQLKNYTGQEAKGIPVKLVLNGKERAVRTLDIPAFGSVKDTLLFSNLQAGWQEGQLSLKDFPVTFDDQLFFTFEVAEHMNVLSIDGKESGPYIKSLFSADAYFSLTQMPESNIGYTTFSSFPLIVLNGLTTPSSGLAQELSTYLKNGGTVVVFPDLDGDQNLYSSFLKTLGLPAVSKLTTAPVMVNAIDLKHEVFKDVFEELPKTIDLPKVNRYFEYVEQQKADQLNILQLPLKKLFFAQFSAWTGKVFLCATALNVKDSNLPMHPVFVPLLYKIAFGSAGTRSLYYTLGKDELLQSNKITLNANQSLKLSGNGMDAIPELRQQPGNTSLYIADQVKQPGFYKLKKAEATMAVFAFNTSRAESDMKYASAQTLKNLFPKQDVGFYDTKSDSLATATAAKNNSTELWKLCLILCAVFLGLEILLIRFYNKTKTISNS, encoded by the coding sequence ATGAATTTCCTCTATCCAGGTTTTCTTTTTGCACTGCTGGCCGTCGCCATACCCATTGTCATTCACCTGTTTAATTTCCGTAAGTTTAAGAAAGTATATTTTAGTAATGTACAGTTTTTAAAAGAGGTTGAAGCACAAAGTTCATCCCGTGCGCAGCTGAAACATTATTTGATTTTGGCTAGCCGCATCTTGTCTGTTGTCTTTTTGGTACTTGCTTTTGCACGCCCTTACTTTCCTGCTGACGGCGCTATTGATGCAAAACTAAATACTGTAGTAGGTATTTATATTGATAACTCTTACAGTATGGAAGCTGTGAATAAAGAGGGGAGCCTTTTGGATGAGGCCAAAAGAAGGGCAAAAGAGCTGGTAAAAGGTTTTGGTGTAAACGACAGGTTTCAATTAACGACAAATGATTTTGAAGGCAGACATCAACGTGCCGTTAGTGCTGCTGAATTTATAAAACTGCTGGATGAGGTTAAGATTTCATCAGCAACAAGAAATTTGCAACAGGTGCTTAACAGGCAGTCTAATGCTGGTTCTACTGGCAACAACCGGTTCAACTATATCATTTCCGATTTTCAGGAGAGTTTTAGCGGGCATGACCAAATTGAAAGTAATCCTGAAATCAGGACTTCTCTAGTTAAACTCCATGCCAACGTACTGCCCAACGTGGCAATAGATAGTGTATGGTTTTTATCTCCCCTGCATAAAGTGGCTGAAACAGAACGTTTGGTCGTTCAGTTGAAAAACTACACGGGTCAGGAAGCCAAAGGTATTCCTGTAAAACTCGTTTTAAATGGCAAGGAGCGTGCGGTAAGGACATTGGATATTCCTGCGTTCGGTTCGGTAAAAGATACCTTGCTGTTTAGCAATTTGCAGGCGGGATGGCAGGAGGGGCAACTTAGTTTGAAAGATTTTCCTGTAACCTTTGATGATCAGCTCTTTTTTACCTTTGAGGTGGCAGAGCACATGAATGTATTGAGTATTGACGGGAAAGAATCGGGGCCATATATAAAATCGCTTTTTTCTGCGGATGCTTATTTCAGTCTGACGCAAATGCCGGAATCTAATATTGGGTACACCACATTTTCTTCATTTCCGCTGATTGTGCTAAATGGCTTGACTACACCTTCATCTGGTCTTGCGCAAGAATTGAGTACGTATTTAAAGAATGGAGGTACGGTAGTTGTTTTTCCGGATTTGGACGGGGACCAAAATTTGTACAGCAGCTTTTTGAAGACTTTAGGCTTACCTGCTGTTTCTAAATTAACGACTGCCCCTGTGATGGTGAATGCTATTGATCTGAAACATGAGGTTTTTAAGGACGTTTTTGAGGAGCTTCCCAAAACAATAGACTTACCGAAGGTAAACCGTTATTTTGAATATGTTGAGCAACAAAAGGCAGATCAATTGAATATTTTGCAACTACCGCTGAAAAAGCTGTTTTTTGCACAATTTAGTGCCTGGACTGGTAAAGTCTTTTTATGTGCTACCGCTTTGAACGTAAAAGACAGTAACCTGCCTATGCATCCTGTTTTTGTGCCGCTCTTGTACAAGATTGCTTTTGGCAGTGCGGGAACGCGGTCCTTGTATTATACCTTAGGCAAAGATGAATTGTTGCAAAGTAACAAGATTACTCTTAACGCCAACCAATCTCTAAAACTAAGTGGCAATGGTATGGATGCTATTCCTGAATTAAGGCAGCAACCCGGAAATACCTCACTGTATATTGCTGATCAGGTTAAACAACCTGGTTTTTATAAACTAAAAAAGGCAGAGGCTACAATGGCTGTTTTTGCCTTTAATACCAGCAGGGCAGAATCTGACATGAAATATGCTTCAGCACAAACCTTAAAAAATTTATTTCCTAAGCAAGATGTCGGTTTTTATGATACGAAAAGCGACAGTCTGGCTACGGCCACAGCGGCAAAAAATAACAGCACTGAATTATGGAAACTTTGTCTAATTTTGTGTGCTGTTTTTTTAGGCCTGGAAATACTTCTGATCCGATTTTATAACAAAACTAAAACAATATCAAATTCATGA